One segment of Mesoplodon densirostris isolate mMesDen1 chromosome 6, mMesDen1 primary haplotype, whole genome shotgun sequence DNA contains the following:
- the DAB2IP gene encoding disabled homolog 2-interacting protein isoform X6, translating into MEPDSLLDQDDSSESPQERPGSRRSLPGSLSEKSPSMEPAAATPFRVTGFLSRRLKGSIKRTKSQPKLDRNHSFRHILPGFRSAAAAAAASASAADNERSHLMPRLKESRSHESLLSPSSAVEALDLSMEEEVVIKPVHSSILGQDYCFEVTTSSGSKCFSCRSAAERDKWMENLRRAVHPNKDNSRRVEHILKLWVIEAKDLPAKKKYLCELCLDDVLYARTTGKLKTDNVFWGEHFEFHNLPPLRTVTVHLYRETDKKKKKERNSYLGLVSLPAASVAGRQFVEKWYPVVTPNPKSGKGPGPMIRIKARYQTITILPMEMYKEFAEHITNHYLGLCAALEPILSAKTKEEMASALVHILQSTGKVKDFLTDLMMSEVDRCGDNEHLIFRENTLATKAIEEYLKLVGQKYLQDALGEFIKALYESDENCEVDPSKCSAADLPEHQGNLKMCCELAFCKIINSYCVFPRELKEVFASWRQECSSRGRPDISERLISASLFLRFLCPAIMSPSLFNLLQEYPDDRTARTLTLIAKVTQNLANFAKFGSKEEYMSFMNQFLEHEWTNMQRFLLEISNPETISNTAGFEGYIDLGRELSSLHSLLWEAVSQLEQSIVSKLGPLPRILRDVHTALSAPGSGQLAGTNDLASTPGSGSSSISAGLQKMVIENDVSGLIDFTRLPSPTPENKDLFFVTRSSGVQPSPARSSSYSEANEPDLQMANGGKSLSMVDLQDTRALDGEAGSPAGPDALAVDGQAPAAQLVAGWPARVAPVSLAGLATVRRAGQTPTTAGTSEGAPGRPQLLAPLSFQNPVYQMAAGLPLSPRGLGDSGSEGHSSLSSHSNSEELAAAAKLGSFSSSTAGELARRQVSLTEKGGQPPGPRQNSAGPQRRIDQPPPPPPPPPPAPRGRTPPTLLSTLQYPRPSSGTLASASPDWAGPGARLRQQSSSSKGDSPELKPRAVHKQGPSPVSPNALDRTAAWLLTMNAQLLEDEGLGPDPPHRDRLRSKEEVSQAEKQDLAVLQDKLRISTKKLEEYETLFKCQEETTQKLVLEYQARLEEGEERLRRQQEDKDLQMKGIISRLMSVEEELKKDHAEMQAAVDSKQKIIDAQEKRIASLDAANARLMSALTQLKERYSMQARNGISPTNPTKLQITENGEFRNSSSC; encoded by the exons GTCCCATCTGATGCCGAGGCTGAAGGAGTCTCGCTCGCACGAGTCCCTGCTCAGCCCCAGCAGCGCGGTGGAGGCGCTGGACCTCAGCATGGAGGAGGAGGTGGTCATCAAGCCAGTGCACAGCAGCATCCTGGGCCAGGACTACTGCTTCGAG GTGACGACGTCGTCGGGAAGCAAGTGCTTCTCCTGCCGGTCAGCGGCCGAGCGGGATAAGTGGATGGAGAACCTGCGGCGAGCGGTGCATCCCAACAAG GACAACAGCCGGCGTGTGGAGCACATCCTGAAGCTGTGGGTGATCGAGGCCAAGGACCTGCCAGCCAAGAAGAAGTACCTGTGCGAGCTGTGCCTGGACGACGTGCTGTACGCACGCACCACGGGCAAGCTCAAGACTGACAACGTCTTTTGGGGCGAGCACTTCGAGTTCCACAACCTGCCGCCCCTGCGCACCGTCACCGTCCACCTGTACCGCGAGAcagacaagaagaagaagaaggaacgCAACAGCTACCTGGGCCTGGTGAGCCTGCCCGCCGCCTCCGTGGCCGGGCGGCAGTTCGTGGAGAAGTGGTACCCGGTGGTGACGCCCAACCCCAAGAGCGGCAAGGGCCCCGGGCCCATGATCCGCATCAAGGCGCGCTACCAGACCATCACCATCCTGCCCATGGAGATGTACAAGGAGTTTGCCGAGCACATCACCAACCACTACCTGGGGCTCTGCGCCGCCCTCGAGCCCATCCTTAGCGCCAAGACCAAGGAGGAGATGGCATCGGCCCTGGTGCACATCCTGCAGAGCACGGGCAAGGTGAAG GACTTCCTGACAGACCTGATGATGTCGGAGGTGGACCGCTGTGGAGACAACGAGCACCTCATCTTCCGGGAGAACACACTGGCCACCAAGGCCATCGAGGAGTACCTCAAGCTGGTGGGCCAGAAGTACCTGCAGGACGCACTAG GGGAGTTCATCAAAGCGCTGTACGAGTCGGATGAGAACTGTGAAGTGGACCCGAGCAAGTGCTCAGCCGCTGACCTCCCCGAGCACCAGGGCAACCTCAAGATGTGCTGCGAACTGGCCTTCTGCAAGATCATCAACTCCTACTG TGTCTTCCCGCGGGAGCTGAAGGAGGTGTTCGCCTCGTGGCGGCAAGAGTGCAGCAGCCGCGGGCGGCCAGACATCAGCGAGCGGCTCATCAGCGCCTCCCTGTTCCTGCGCTTCCTCTGCCCGGCCATCATGTCGCCCTCACTCTTCAACCTGCTGCAGGAGTACCCCGATGACCGCACCGCCCGCACGCTCACCCTCATCGCCAAGGTCACCCAGAACCTGGCCAACTTCGCCAA GTTTGGCAGCAAGGAGGAGTACATGTCGTTCATGAACCAGTTCCTGGAGCACGAGTGGACCAACATGCAGCGCTTCCTGCTGGAGATCTCCAACCCCGAGACCATCTCCAACACAGCCGGCTTCGAGGGCTACATCGACCTGGGCCGTGAGCTCTCCAGCCTGCACTCGCTGCTCTGGGAGGCCGTCAGCCAGCTGGAGCAG AGCATTGTATCCAAACTGGGGCCTCTGCCTCGAATCCTGAGGGACGTGCACACAGCACTGAGTGCCCCAGGCAGTGGGCAGCTTGCGGGGACCAACGACTTGGCGTCTACGCCAGGCTCTGGCAGCAGCAGCATCTCAGCGGGGCTGCAGAAGATGGTGATCGAGAACGACGTCTCCGG TCTGATAGATTTCACCCGGTTACCGTCTCCAACCCCCGAAAACAAGGACTTGTTTTTTGTCACAAGGTCCTCCGGGGTCCAGCCCTCACCTGCCCGCAGCTCGAGTTACTCGGAAGCCAACGAGCCTGATCTTCAGATGGCCAACGGTGGCAAGAGCCTGTCCATGGTGGACCTCCAGGATACCCGCGCGCTGGACGGGGAGGCGGGCTCCCCGGCGGGCCCCGACGCCCTCGCCGTCGACGGGCAGGCGCCTGCCGCTCAGCTGGTGGCCGGGTGGCCGGCCCGGGTGGCCCCAGTGAGCCTGGCAGGGCTGGCCACGGTGCGGCGGGCAGGCCAGACGCCGACCACAGCAGGCACCTCGGAGGGCGCGCCGGGCCGGCCCCAGCTGTTGGCGCCGCTCTCCTTCCAGAACCCTGTGTACCAGATGGCGGCCGGCCTGCCGCTGTCGCCCCGTGGCCTTGGCGACTCGGGCTCCGAGGGCCACAGCTCCTTGAGCTCCCACAGCAACAGCGAGGAGCTGGCAGCTGCCGCCAAGCTGGGAAGTTTCAGCAGCAGCACCGCCGGGGAGCTGGCGCGGCGTCAGGTGTCGCTGACTGAGAAGGGCGGGCAGCCCCCGGGGCCGCGGCAGAACAGCGCCGGGCCCCAGCGGAGGATCGACcagccgccgcccccgcccccgccgccgcctcccGCGCCCCGCGGCCGGACGCCACCCACCCTGCTGAGCACCCTGCAGTACCCACGGCCCTCGAGCGGGACCCTGGCGTCGGCCTCGCCCGACTGGGCTGGCCCCGGAGCCCGGCTGCGGCAACAGTCCTCCTCCTCCAAGGGCGACAGCCCCGAGCTGAAGCCTCGCGCGGTGCACAAGCAG GGCCCTTCACCCGTGAGCCCCAATGCCCTGGACCGCACGGCCGCCTGGCTCTTGACCATGAACGCGCAGTTGTTAGAAGACGAGGGCCTGGGCCCAGACCCCCCCCACAGGGATAGGCTAAGGAGTAAGGAAGAGGTCAGCCAAGCAGAAAAG CAGGACCTGGCAGTGCTGCAGGACAAGTTGCGAATCTCCACCAAGAAGCTGGAGGAGTATGAGACCCTGTTCAAGTGCCAGGAGGAGACAACCCAGAAGCTGGTGCTGGAGTATCAGGCGCGGCTGGAGGAAGGCGAGGAGCGGCTGCGGCGGCAGCAGGAGGACAAGGACCTCCAGATGAAGGGCATCATCAGCAG GTTGATGTCAGTGGAGGAGGAGCTGAAGAAGGACCACGCGGAGATGCAGGCAGCTGTAGACTCCAAACAGAAGATCATTGATGCCCAG GAGAAGCGCATCGCCTCACTGGATGCTGCCAACGCCCGCCTCATGAGCGCCCTGACACAGCTGAAAGAGAGGTACAGCATGCAAGCCCGTAACGGCATCTCCCCCACCAACCCCACCAAATTGCAGATTACTGAGAACGGCGAGTTCAGAAACAGCAGCAGTTGTTAA
- the DAB2IP gene encoding disabled homolog 2-interacting protein isoform X8: MLRGSLRESPQERPGSRRSLPGSLSEKSPSMEPAAATPFRVTGFLSRRLKGSIKRTKSQPKLDRNHSFRHILPGFRSAAAAAAASASAADNERSHLMPRLKESRSHESLLSPSSAVEALDLSMEEEVVIKPVHSSILGQDYCFEVTTSSGSKCFSCRSAAERDKWMENLRRAVHPNKDNSRRVEHILKLWVIEAKDLPAKKKYLCELCLDDVLYARTTGKLKTDNVFWGEHFEFHNLPPLRTVTVHLYRETDKKKKKERNSYLGLVSLPAASVAGRQFVEKWYPVVTPNPKSGKGPGPMIRIKARYQTITILPMEMYKEFAEHITNHYLGLCAALEPILSAKTKEEMASALVHILQSTGKVKDFLTDLMMSEVDRCGDNEHLIFRENTLATKAIEEYLKLVGQKYLQDALGEFIKALYESDENCEVDPSKCSAADLPEHQGNLKMCCELAFCKIINSYCVFPRELKEVFASWRQECSSRGRPDISERLISASLFLRFLCPAIMSPSLFNLLQEYPDDRTARTLTLIAKVTQNLANFAKFGSKEEYMSFMNQFLEHEWTNMQRFLLEISNPETISNTAGFEGYIDLGRELSSLHSLLWEAVSQLEQSIVSKLGPLPRILRDVHTALSAPGSGQLAGTNDLASTPGSGSSSISAGLQKMVIENDVSGLIDFTRLPSPTPENKDLFFVTRSSGVQPSPARSSSYSEANEPDLQMANGGKSLSMVDLQDTRALDGEAGSPAGPDALAVDGQAPAAQLVAGWPARVAPVSLAGLATVRRAGQTPTTAGTSEGAPGRPQLLAPLSFQNPVYQMAAGLPLSPRGLGDSGSEGHSSLSSHSNSEELAAAAKLGSFSSSTAGELARRQVSLTEKGGQPPGPRQNSAGPQRRIDQPPPPPPPPPPAPRGRTPPTLLSTLQYPRPSSGTLASASPDWAGPGARLRQQSSSSKGDSPELKPRAVHKQGPSPVSPNALDRTAAWLLTMNAQLLEDEGLGPDPPHRDRLRSKEEVSQAEKQDLAVLQDKLRISTKKLEEYETLFKCQEETTQKLVLEYQARLEEGEERLRRQQEDKDLQMKGIISRLMSVEEELKKDHAEMQAAVDSKQKIIDAQEKRIASLDAANARLMSALTQLKERYSMQARNGISPTNPTKLQITENGEFRNSSSC, translated from the exons GTCCCATCTGATGCCGAGGCTGAAGGAGTCTCGCTCGCACGAGTCCCTGCTCAGCCCCAGCAGCGCGGTGGAGGCGCTGGACCTCAGCATGGAGGAGGAGGTGGTCATCAAGCCAGTGCACAGCAGCATCCTGGGCCAGGACTACTGCTTCGAG GTGACGACGTCGTCGGGAAGCAAGTGCTTCTCCTGCCGGTCAGCGGCCGAGCGGGATAAGTGGATGGAGAACCTGCGGCGAGCGGTGCATCCCAACAAG GACAACAGCCGGCGTGTGGAGCACATCCTGAAGCTGTGGGTGATCGAGGCCAAGGACCTGCCAGCCAAGAAGAAGTACCTGTGCGAGCTGTGCCTGGACGACGTGCTGTACGCACGCACCACGGGCAAGCTCAAGACTGACAACGTCTTTTGGGGCGAGCACTTCGAGTTCCACAACCTGCCGCCCCTGCGCACCGTCACCGTCCACCTGTACCGCGAGAcagacaagaagaagaagaaggaacgCAACAGCTACCTGGGCCTGGTGAGCCTGCCCGCCGCCTCCGTGGCCGGGCGGCAGTTCGTGGAGAAGTGGTACCCGGTGGTGACGCCCAACCCCAAGAGCGGCAAGGGCCCCGGGCCCATGATCCGCATCAAGGCGCGCTACCAGACCATCACCATCCTGCCCATGGAGATGTACAAGGAGTTTGCCGAGCACATCACCAACCACTACCTGGGGCTCTGCGCCGCCCTCGAGCCCATCCTTAGCGCCAAGACCAAGGAGGAGATGGCATCGGCCCTGGTGCACATCCTGCAGAGCACGGGCAAGGTGAAG GACTTCCTGACAGACCTGATGATGTCGGAGGTGGACCGCTGTGGAGACAACGAGCACCTCATCTTCCGGGAGAACACACTGGCCACCAAGGCCATCGAGGAGTACCTCAAGCTGGTGGGCCAGAAGTACCTGCAGGACGCACTAG GGGAGTTCATCAAAGCGCTGTACGAGTCGGATGAGAACTGTGAAGTGGACCCGAGCAAGTGCTCAGCCGCTGACCTCCCCGAGCACCAGGGCAACCTCAAGATGTGCTGCGAACTGGCCTTCTGCAAGATCATCAACTCCTACTG TGTCTTCCCGCGGGAGCTGAAGGAGGTGTTCGCCTCGTGGCGGCAAGAGTGCAGCAGCCGCGGGCGGCCAGACATCAGCGAGCGGCTCATCAGCGCCTCCCTGTTCCTGCGCTTCCTCTGCCCGGCCATCATGTCGCCCTCACTCTTCAACCTGCTGCAGGAGTACCCCGATGACCGCACCGCCCGCACGCTCACCCTCATCGCCAAGGTCACCCAGAACCTGGCCAACTTCGCCAA GTTTGGCAGCAAGGAGGAGTACATGTCGTTCATGAACCAGTTCCTGGAGCACGAGTGGACCAACATGCAGCGCTTCCTGCTGGAGATCTCCAACCCCGAGACCATCTCCAACACAGCCGGCTTCGAGGGCTACATCGACCTGGGCCGTGAGCTCTCCAGCCTGCACTCGCTGCTCTGGGAGGCCGTCAGCCAGCTGGAGCAG AGCATTGTATCCAAACTGGGGCCTCTGCCTCGAATCCTGAGGGACGTGCACACAGCACTGAGTGCCCCAGGCAGTGGGCAGCTTGCGGGGACCAACGACTTGGCGTCTACGCCAGGCTCTGGCAGCAGCAGCATCTCAGCGGGGCTGCAGAAGATGGTGATCGAGAACGACGTCTCCGG TCTGATAGATTTCACCCGGTTACCGTCTCCAACCCCCGAAAACAAGGACTTGTTTTTTGTCACAAGGTCCTCCGGGGTCCAGCCCTCACCTGCCCGCAGCTCGAGTTACTCGGAAGCCAACGAGCCTGATCTTCAGATGGCCAACGGTGGCAAGAGCCTGTCCATGGTGGACCTCCAGGATACCCGCGCGCTGGACGGGGAGGCGGGCTCCCCGGCGGGCCCCGACGCCCTCGCCGTCGACGGGCAGGCGCCTGCCGCTCAGCTGGTGGCCGGGTGGCCGGCCCGGGTGGCCCCAGTGAGCCTGGCAGGGCTGGCCACGGTGCGGCGGGCAGGCCAGACGCCGACCACAGCAGGCACCTCGGAGGGCGCGCCGGGCCGGCCCCAGCTGTTGGCGCCGCTCTCCTTCCAGAACCCTGTGTACCAGATGGCGGCCGGCCTGCCGCTGTCGCCCCGTGGCCTTGGCGACTCGGGCTCCGAGGGCCACAGCTCCTTGAGCTCCCACAGCAACAGCGAGGAGCTGGCAGCTGCCGCCAAGCTGGGAAGTTTCAGCAGCAGCACCGCCGGGGAGCTGGCGCGGCGTCAGGTGTCGCTGACTGAGAAGGGCGGGCAGCCCCCGGGGCCGCGGCAGAACAGCGCCGGGCCCCAGCGGAGGATCGACcagccgccgcccccgcccccgccgccgcctcccGCGCCCCGCGGCCGGACGCCACCCACCCTGCTGAGCACCCTGCAGTACCCACGGCCCTCGAGCGGGACCCTGGCGTCGGCCTCGCCCGACTGGGCTGGCCCCGGAGCCCGGCTGCGGCAACAGTCCTCCTCCTCCAAGGGCGACAGCCCCGAGCTGAAGCCTCGCGCGGTGCACAAGCAG GGCCCTTCACCCGTGAGCCCCAATGCCCTGGACCGCACGGCCGCCTGGCTCTTGACCATGAACGCGCAGTTGTTAGAAGACGAGGGCCTGGGCCCAGACCCCCCCCACAGGGATAGGCTAAGGAGTAAGGAAGAGGTCAGCCAAGCAGAAAAG CAGGACCTGGCAGTGCTGCAGGACAAGTTGCGAATCTCCACCAAGAAGCTGGAGGAGTATGAGACCCTGTTCAAGTGCCAGGAGGAGACAACCCAGAAGCTGGTGCTGGAGTATCAGGCGCGGCTGGAGGAAGGCGAGGAGCGGCTGCGGCGGCAGCAGGAGGACAAGGACCTCCAGATGAAGGGCATCATCAGCAG GTTGATGTCAGTGGAGGAGGAGCTGAAGAAGGACCACGCGGAGATGCAGGCAGCTGTAGACTCCAAACAGAAGATCATTGATGCCCAG GAGAAGCGCATCGCCTCACTGGATGCTGCCAACGCCCGCCTCATGAGCGCCCTGACACAGCTGAAAGAGAGGTACAGCATGCAAGCCCGTAACGGCATCTCCCCCACCAACCCCACCAAATTGCAGATTACTGAGAACGGCGAGTTCAGAAACAGCAGCAGTTGTTAA
- the DAB2IP gene encoding disabled homolog 2-interacting protein isoform X11: MPRLKESRSHESLLSPSSAVEALDLSMEEEVVIKPVHSSILGQDYCFEVTTSSGSKCFSCRSAAERDKWMENLRRAVHPNKDNSRRVEHILKLWVIEAKDLPAKKKYLCELCLDDVLYARTTGKLKTDNVFWGEHFEFHNLPPLRTVTVHLYRETDKKKKKERNSYLGLVSLPAASVAGRQFVEKWYPVVTPNPKSGKGPGPMIRIKARYQTITILPMEMYKEFAEHITNHYLGLCAALEPILSAKTKEEMASALVHILQSTGKVKDFLTDLMMSEVDRCGDNEHLIFRENTLATKAIEEYLKLVGQKYLQDALGEFIKALYESDENCEVDPSKCSAADLPEHQGNLKMCCELAFCKIINSYCVFPRELKEVFASWRQECSSRGRPDISERLISASLFLRFLCPAIMSPSLFNLLQEYPDDRTARTLTLIAKVTQNLANFAKFGSKEEYMSFMNQFLEHEWTNMQRFLLEISNPETISNTAGFEGYIDLGRELSSLHSLLWEAVSQLEQSIVSKLGPLPRILRDVHTALSAPGSGQLAGTNDLASTPGSGSSSISAGLQKMVIENDVSGLIDFTRLPSPTPENKDLFFVTRSSGVQPSPARSSSYSEANEPDLQMANGGKSLSMVDLQDTRALDGEAGSPAGPDALAVDGQAPAAQLVAGWPARVAPVSLAGLATVRRAGQTPTTAGTSEGAPGRPQLLAPLSFQNPVYQMAAGLPLSPRGLGDSGSEGHSSLSSHSNSEELAAAAKLGSFSSSTAGELARRQVSLTEKGGQPPGPRQNSAGPQRRIDQPPPPPPPPPPAPRGRTPPTLLSTLQYPRPSSGTLASASPDWAGPGARLRQQSSSSKGDSPELKPRAVHKQGPSPVSPNALDRTAAWLLTMNAQLLEDEGLGPDPPHRDRLRSKEEVSQAEKQDLAVLQDKLRISTKKLEEYETLFKCQEETTQKLVLEYQARLEEGEERLRRQQEDKDLQMKGIISRLMSVEEELKKDHAEMQAAVDSKQKIIDAQEKRIASLDAANARLMSALTQLKERYSMQARNGISPTNPTKLQITENGEFRNSSSC; this comes from the exons ATGCCGAGGCTGAAGGAGTCTCGCTCGCACGAGTCCCTGCTCAGCCCCAGCAGCGCGGTGGAGGCGCTGGACCTCAGCATGGAGGAGGAGGTGGTCATCAAGCCAGTGCACAGCAGCATCCTGGGCCAGGACTACTGCTTCGAG GTGACGACGTCGTCGGGAAGCAAGTGCTTCTCCTGCCGGTCAGCGGCCGAGCGGGATAAGTGGATGGAGAACCTGCGGCGAGCGGTGCATCCCAACAAG GACAACAGCCGGCGTGTGGAGCACATCCTGAAGCTGTGGGTGATCGAGGCCAAGGACCTGCCAGCCAAGAAGAAGTACCTGTGCGAGCTGTGCCTGGACGACGTGCTGTACGCACGCACCACGGGCAAGCTCAAGACTGACAACGTCTTTTGGGGCGAGCACTTCGAGTTCCACAACCTGCCGCCCCTGCGCACCGTCACCGTCCACCTGTACCGCGAGAcagacaagaagaagaagaaggaacgCAACAGCTACCTGGGCCTGGTGAGCCTGCCCGCCGCCTCCGTGGCCGGGCGGCAGTTCGTGGAGAAGTGGTACCCGGTGGTGACGCCCAACCCCAAGAGCGGCAAGGGCCCCGGGCCCATGATCCGCATCAAGGCGCGCTACCAGACCATCACCATCCTGCCCATGGAGATGTACAAGGAGTTTGCCGAGCACATCACCAACCACTACCTGGGGCTCTGCGCCGCCCTCGAGCCCATCCTTAGCGCCAAGACCAAGGAGGAGATGGCATCGGCCCTGGTGCACATCCTGCAGAGCACGGGCAAGGTGAAG GACTTCCTGACAGACCTGATGATGTCGGAGGTGGACCGCTGTGGAGACAACGAGCACCTCATCTTCCGGGAGAACACACTGGCCACCAAGGCCATCGAGGAGTACCTCAAGCTGGTGGGCCAGAAGTACCTGCAGGACGCACTAG GGGAGTTCATCAAAGCGCTGTACGAGTCGGATGAGAACTGTGAAGTGGACCCGAGCAAGTGCTCAGCCGCTGACCTCCCCGAGCACCAGGGCAACCTCAAGATGTGCTGCGAACTGGCCTTCTGCAAGATCATCAACTCCTACTG TGTCTTCCCGCGGGAGCTGAAGGAGGTGTTCGCCTCGTGGCGGCAAGAGTGCAGCAGCCGCGGGCGGCCAGACATCAGCGAGCGGCTCATCAGCGCCTCCCTGTTCCTGCGCTTCCTCTGCCCGGCCATCATGTCGCCCTCACTCTTCAACCTGCTGCAGGAGTACCCCGATGACCGCACCGCCCGCACGCTCACCCTCATCGCCAAGGTCACCCAGAACCTGGCCAACTTCGCCAA GTTTGGCAGCAAGGAGGAGTACATGTCGTTCATGAACCAGTTCCTGGAGCACGAGTGGACCAACATGCAGCGCTTCCTGCTGGAGATCTCCAACCCCGAGACCATCTCCAACACAGCCGGCTTCGAGGGCTACATCGACCTGGGCCGTGAGCTCTCCAGCCTGCACTCGCTGCTCTGGGAGGCCGTCAGCCAGCTGGAGCAG AGCATTGTATCCAAACTGGGGCCTCTGCCTCGAATCCTGAGGGACGTGCACACAGCACTGAGTGCCCCAGGCAGTGGGCAGCTTGCGGGGACCAACGACTTGGCGTCTACGCCAGGCTCTGGCAGCAGCAGCATCTCAGCGGGGCTGCAGAAGATGGTGATCGAGAACGACGTCTCCGG TCTGATAGATTTCACCCGGTTACCGTCTCCAACCCCCGAAAACAAGGACTTGTTTTTTGTCACAAGGTCCTCCGGGGTCCAGCCCTCACCTGCCCGCAGCTCGAGTTACTCGGAAGCCAACGAGCCTGATCTTCAGATGGCCAACGGTGGCAAGAGCCTGTCCATGGTGGACCTCCAGGATACCCGCGCGCTGGACGGGGAGGCGGGCTCCCCGGCGGGCCCCGACGCCCTCGCCGTCGACGGGCAGGCGCCTGCCGCTCAGCTGGTGGCCGGGTGGCCGGCCCGGGTGGCCCCAGTGAGCCTGGCAGGGCTGGCCACGGTGCGGCGGGCAGGCCAGACGCCGACCACAGCAGGCACCTCGGAGGGCGCGCCGGGCCGGCCCCAGCTGTTGGCGCCGCTCTCCTTCCAGAACCCTGTGTACCAGATGGCGGCCGGCCTGCCGCTGTCGCCCCGTGGCCTTGGCGACTCGGGCTCCGAGGGCCACAGCTCCTTGAGCTCCCACAGCAACAGCGAGGAGCTGGCAGCTGCCGCCAAGCTGGGAAGTTTCAGCAGCAGCACCGCCGGGGAGCTGGCGCGGCGTCAGGTGTCGCTGACTGAGAAGGGCGGGCAGCCCCCGGGGCCGCGGCAGAACAGCGCCGGGCCCCAGCGGAGGATCGACcagccgccgcccccgcccccgccgccgcctcccGCGCCCCGCGGCCGGACGCCACCCACCCTGCTGAGCACCCTGCAGTACCCACGGCCCTCGAGCGGGACCCTGGCGTCGGCCTCGCCCGACTGGGCTGGCCCCGGAGCCCGGCTGCGGCAACAGTCCTCCTCCTCCAAGGGCGACAGCCCCGAGCTGAAGCCTCGCGCGGTGCACAAGCAG GGCCCTTCACCCGTGAGCCCCAATGCCCTGGACCGCACGGCCGCCTGGCTCTTGACCATGAACGCGCAGTTGTTAGAAGACGAGGGCCTGGGCCCAGACCCCCCCCACAGGGATAGGCTAAGGAGTAAGGAAGAGGTCAGCCAAGCAGAAAAG CAGGACCTGGCAGTGCTGCAGGACAAGTTGCGAATCTCCACCAAGAAGCTGGAGGAGTATGAGACCCTGTTCAAGTGCCAGGAGGAGACAACCCAGAAGCTGGTGCTGGAGTATCAGGCGCGGCTGGAGGAAGGCGAGGAGCGGCTGCGGCGGCAGCAGGAGGACAAGGACCTCCAGATGAAGGGCATCATCAGCAG GTTGATGTCAGTGGAGGAGGAGCTGAAGAAGGACCACGCGGAGATGCAGGCAGCTGTAGACTCCAAACAGAAGATCATTGATGCCCAG GAGAAGCGCATCGCCTCACTGGATGCTGCCAACGCCCGCCTCATGAGCGCCCTGACACAGCTGAAAGAGAGGTACAGCATGCAAGCCCGTAACGGCATCTCCCCCACCAACCCCACCAAATTGCAGATTACTGAGAACGGCGAGTTCAGAAACAGCAGCAGTTGTTAA